A part of Streptomyces sp. NBC_01210 genomic DNA contains:
- the lepA gene encoding translation elongation factor 4 gives MPATPTNVPEPSRTDPALIRNFCIIAHIDHGKSTLADRMLQLTGVVDQRQMRAQYLDRMDIERERGITIKSQAVRLPWSPTEGEGRNTTHILNMIDTPGHVDFTYEVSRSLAACEGTVLLVDAAQGIEAQTLANLYLAMENDLTIVPVLNKIDLPAAQPEKFSEELANLIGCQPEDVLKVSAKTGIGVEALLDRVVRDVPAPVGVADAPARAMIFDSVYDSYRGVVTYVRVVDGQLNKRERIRMMSTGATHELLEIGVSSPEMTPADGLGVGEVGYIITGVKDVRQSKVGDTITSLSKGATEPLGGYKDPKPMVFSGLYPLDGSDYPELRDALDKLQLNDAALVYEPETSAALGFGFRVGFLGLLHLDVIRERLEREFGLDLIATAPNVVYRVVMEDGAEHTVTNPSEFPEGKISDVHEPVVRATILAPSEFIGSIMELCQTRRGTLLGMDYLSEDRVEIRYTLPLAEIVFDFFDQLKSKTRGYASLDYEPTGEQAASLVKVDILLHGDKVDAFSAITHKDAAYAYGVRLVAKLRELIPRQAFEVPIQAAIGSRVIARETIRAIRKDVLAKCYGGDISRKRKLLEKQKEGKKRMKMVGSVEVPQEAFIAVLSSDDSGKAKK, from the coding sequence GTGCCCGCGACTCCTACCAACGTGCCCGAGCCGAGCCGTACCGACCCGGCGCTGATCCGCAATTTCTGCATCATCGCGCACATCGACCACGGCAAGTCGACGCTTGCCGACCGGATGCTCCAGCTGACCGGTGTGGTCGATCAGCGGCAGATGCGCGCTCAGTACCTCGACCGCATGGACATCGAGCGCGAGCGCGGCATCACGATCAAGTCCCAGGCGGTCCGCCTGCCGTGGTCGCCCACCGAGGGCGAGGGTCGGAACACGACCCACATCCTCAACATGATCGACACCCCGGGCCACGTGGACTTCACCTATGAGGTCTCCCGGTCGCTCGCGGCCTGCGAGGGCACCGTCCTGCTGGTGGACGCCGCGCAGGGCATCGAGGCGCAGACCCTCGCCAACCTCTACCTGGCGATGGAGAACGACCTCACGATCGTCCCGGTCCTCAACAAGATCGACCTGCCGGCCGCGCAGCCGGAGAAGTTCTCCGAGGAGCTCGCCAACCTCATCGGCTGCCAGCCGGAGGACGTCCTCAAGGTCTCGGCCAAGACCGGCATCGGCGTGGAGGCCCTGCTGGACCGCGTGGTGCGCGACGTCCCCGCCCCGGTCGGCGTCGCCGACGCGCCCGCCCGCGCGATGATCTTCGACTCCGTCTATGACTCGTACCGCGGTGTGGTGACCTACGTACGAGTCGTCGACGGGCAGCTCAACAAGCGCGAGCGCATCAGGATGATGTCCACCGGCGCCACCCACGAGCTGCTGGAGATCGGTGTCTCCTCCCCGGAGATGACCCCCGCCGACGGTCTCGGCGTCGGCGAGGTGGGCTACATCATCACCGGCGTGAAGGACGTCCGTCAGTCCAAGGTCGGTGACACGATCACCTCGCTGAGCAAGGGCGCCACCGAGCCGCTCGGCGGCTACAAGGACCCCAAGCCGATGGTGTTCTCCGGCCTCTATCCGCTGGACGGCTCGGACTACCCCGAGCTGCGCGACGCCCTCGACAAGCTTCAGCTCAATGACGCCGCGCTGGTCTACGAGCCGGAGACCTCGGCCGCTCTCGGTTTCGGTTTCCGCGTGGGCTTCCTCGGCCTGCTCCACCTGGACGTGATCCGCGAGCGCCTGGAGCGCGAGTTCGGTCTCGATCTGATCGCCACCGCGCCGAACGTGGTCTACCGCGTGGTCATGGAGGACGGTGCCGAGCACACCGTCACCAACCCGAGCGAGTTCCCCGAGGGCAAGATCTCGGATGTCCACGAGCCGGTCGTACGGGCCACGATCCTCGCGCCCAGCGAGTTCATCGGCTCGATCATGGAGCTCTGCCAGACCCGCCGCGGCACGCTGCTCGGCATGGACTACCTCTCCGAGGACCGGGTTGAGATCCGCTACACCCTCCCGCTCGCCGAGATCGTCTTCGACTTCTTCGACCAGCTGAAGTCCAAGACGCGCGGTTACGCCTCCCTCGACTACGAGCCCACCGGCGAGCAGGCCGCCAGCCTGGTCAAGGTCGACATCCTGCTGCACGGCGACAAGGTCGACGCCTTCTCCGCCATCACGCACAAGGACGCGGCGTACGCGTACGGAGTGAGGCTCGTCGCCAAGCTCAGGGAGCTCATCCCGCGGCAGGCCTTCGAGGTGCCCATCCAGGCCGCGATCGGCTCGCGCGTCATCGCCCGCGAGACCATTCGCGCCATCCGCAAGGACGTCCTCGCCAAGTGCTACGGCGGTGACATCTCGCGTAAGCGGAAGCTGCTGGAGAAGCAGAAGGAAGGCAAGAAGCGGATGAAGATGGTCGGCAGCGTGGAGGTCCCGCAGGAGGCCTTCATCGCCGTGCTGTCCAGCGACGACAGTGGCAAGGCCAAGAAGTAG
- a CDS encoding AMP-dependent synthetase/ligase, producing MSATMTLIENRPPSVASLFTERVAATPDAEAYRYPVAPASGQGPDDWKSLSWGQAAERVYAIAAGLIDLGVRAEERVALASSTRVDWILADLGVMCAGGATTTIYPSTNAEESSYILSDSESRVLIAEDASQLAKARERRADLPELKHVVVIDATGVEPDESDPEGWVLSLADLEARGAEYLAKHPDAVKERVEAIRPDQLATLIYTSGTTGRPKGVRLPHDNWSYLAKATAATGLISKDDVQYLWLPLAHVFGKVLTSGQIEVGHVTAVDGRVDKIIENLPVVQPTYMAAVPRIFEKVYNGVAAKARAGGGAKYKIFQWAAGVSREYAKATQDNFRRTGSASAPFGLTAKHKIADALVYSKLREAFGGRLRAAVSGSAALAPDIGYFFAGAGIHILEGYGLTESSAASFINPGEAYRTGTVGKPLPGTEVRIADDGEILLRGPGIMEGYHRLPEKTAEVLESDGWFHTGDIGELSDDGYLRITDRKKDLIKTSGGKYIAPAEVEGQFKAVCPFVSNILVHGADRNFCTALIALDEPTILGWAKENGLDGKTYAEVVATERAEQLIEGYVKRLNEGLQRWQTIKKFRLLPRDLDIEHGELTPSLKLKRPVVEREYKHLIEDMYAGSREA from the coding sequence GTGAGCGCCACAATGACCCTGATCGAGAACCGACCGCCCTCTGTGGCGAGTCTCTTCACCGAGCGCGTGGCGGCTACGCCGGACGCCGAGGCCTACCGCTACCCGGTGGCCCCCGCCAGCGGCCAGGGGCCCGACGACTGGAAGTCCCTGAGCTGGGGGCAGGCCGCAGAGCGGGTCTATGCCATTGCTGCCGGACTGATCGACCTCGGGGTACGCGCCGAGGAGCGCGTCGCGCTCGCCTCCTCCACCCGGGTCGACTGGATCCTCGCCGACCTCGGCGTGATGTGCGCGGGCGGCGCGACGACCACGATCTACCCGTCCACCAACGCCGAGGAGTCGTCGTACATCCTCTCCGACTCCGAGAGCCGGGTGCTGATCGCCGAGGACGCCTCCCAGCTGGCCAAGGCGCGTGAGCGGCGGGCCGACCTGCCGGAGCTGAAGCATGTCGTGGTAATCGACGCGACGGGCGTGGAGCCGGACGAGAGCGACCCCGAGGGCTGGGTGCTCTCGCTCGCCGACCTGGAGGCCCGGGGCGCGGAGTACCTCGCCAAGCACCCGGACGCCGTCAAGGAGCGGGTCGAGGCGATCAGGCCCGACCAGCTGGCGACGCTGATCTACACCTCGGGCACCACGGGCCGGCCCAAGGGCGTCCGGCTGCCGCACGACAACTGGTCGTACTTGGCCAAGGCCACCGCCGCGACCGGGCTGATCAGCAAGGACGACGTGCAGTACCTCTGGCTGCCGCTCGCGCATGTCTTCGGCAAGGTGCTGACCTCCGGACAGATCGAGGTCGGTCATGTCACCGCCGTCGACGGCCGGGTGGACAAGATCATCGAGAATCTGCCGGTGGTCCAGCCGACCTACATGGCGGCCGTGCCGCGGATCTTCGAGAAGGTCTACAACGGAGTCGCGGCCAAGGCACGGGCCGGCGGCGGAGCCAAGTACAAGATCTTCCAGTGGGCGGCCGGTGTCTCACGCGAGTACGCCAAGGCCACGCAGGACAACTTCCGCCGCACGGGCTCGGCCTCCGCGCCCTTCGGACTCACCGCCAAGCACAAGATCGCCGACGCGCTCGTCTACTCCAAGCTGCGCGAGGCCTTCGGCGGCCGGCTGCGCGCCGCGGTCTCCGGCTCGGCGGCGCTCGCGCCCGACATCGGCTACTTCTTCGCCGGAGCCGGAATCCACATCCTCGAGGGCTACGGCCTTACGGAGTCCAGCGCGGCGTCCTTCATCAACCCGGGCGAGGCGTACCGCACGGGCACTGTCGGCAAGCCGCTGCCCGGCACCGAGGTGCGTATCGCCGACGACGGCGAGATCCTGCTGCGCGGCCCCGGGATCATGGAGGGTTACCACCGGCTGCCCGAGAAGACGGCCGAAGTCCTCGAATCCGACGGCTGGTTCCACACCGGCGACATCGGAGAGCTGTCCGATGACGGCTACCTGCGCATCACGGACCGCAAGAAGGACCTGATCAAGACCTCCGGCGGCAAGTACATCGCGCCGGCCGAGGTCGAGGGCCAGTTCAAGGCGGTGTGCCCGTTCGTCTCCAACATCCTGGTGCACGGCGCGGACCGTAACTTCTGCACCGCGCTCATCGCGCTGGACGAGCCGACCATCCTCGGCTGGGCCAAGGAGAACGGCCTGGACGGAAAGACGTACGCCGAGGTTGTCGCCACCGAGCGGGCCGAGCAGCTCATCGAGGGTTATGTGAAGCGGCTCAACGAAGGGCTGCAGCGCTGGCAGACGATCAAGAAGTTCCGGCTGCTGCCGCGGGACCTGGACATCGAGCACGGCGAGCTGACGCCCAGCCTCAAGCTGAAGAGGCCGGTCGTCGAGCGCGAGTACAAGCACCTCATCGAGGACATGTACGCAGGCTCCCGCGAGGCGTAG
- the holA gene encoding DNA polymerase III subunit delta encodes MIRKPSQQNSPDDLLAPVTLAVGQEDLLLDRAVQQVVAAARAADADTDVRDLASDQLQPGTLAELTSPSLFAERKVVVVRNAQDLSADTIKDVKAYLDAPAEEITLVLLHAGGAKGKGLLDAARKAGAREVACPKTTKPAERLTFVRSEFRALGRSATPEACQALVDSIGSDLRELASAVSQLTADVEGTIDEAVVGRYYTGRAEASSFNVADRAVEGRAAEALEALRWSLSTGVAPVLITSALAQGVRAIGKLSSARGGRPADLARELGMPPWKIDRVRQQMRGWTPDGVAAALRAVAEADAGVKGGGDDPEYALEKAVVAVARAARSGRSGR; translated from the coding sequence ATGATCCGCAAACCCAGCCAGCAGAATTCGCCCGACGACCTCCTCGCCCCCGTCACGCTCGCCGTGGGCCAGGAGGACCTGCTCCTCGACCGTGCCGTGCAGCAGGTGGTGGCGGCGGCCCGCGCTGCCGACGCCGACACGGATGTACGCGACCTCGCCTCCGACCAGCTCCAGCCCGGCACCCTTGCCGAGCTGACCAGCCCCTCGCTCTTCGCCGAGCGCAAGGTCGTCGTCGTACGCAATGCGCAGGACCTCTCCGCCGACACGATCAAGGACGTCAAGGCCTATCTCGACGCTCCGGCAGAGGAGATCACCCTCGTCCTGCTGCACGCCGGCGGTGCGAAGGGCAAGGGCCTGCTGGACGCGGCCCGGAAGGCAGGCGCCCGTGAGGTCGCCTGCCCCAAGACCACCAAGCCGGCGGAGCGGCTCACCTTCGTACGGTCCGAATTCCGCGCGCTGGGCAGGTCCGCGACGCCCGAGGCGTGCCAGGCGCTGGTCGACTCCATCGGCAGCGATCTGCGGGAGCTGGCCAGCGCGGTCTCCCAGCTGACCGCGGACGTCGAGGGCACCATCGACGAGGCGGTCGTCGGGCGGTACTACACGGGCCGCGCCGAAGCCTCCAGCTTCAATGTCGCCGACCGTGCGGTGGAGGGCCGGGCGGCGGAGGCGCTGGAAGCCCTGCGCTGGTCGCTGTCGACGGGGGTCGCGCCGGTCCTGATCACCAGCGCGCTGGCGCAGGGTGTGCGGGCGATCGGCAAGCTCTCCTCGGCCCGCGGCGGGCGGCCCGCCGACCTCGCCCGTGAGCTGGGCATGCCGCCGTGGAAGATCGACCGGGTCCGCCAGCAGATGCGTGGCTGGACGCCGGACGGGGTGGCTGCGGCGCTGCGCGCGGTCGCGGAGGCGGACGCGGGCGTGAAGGGCGGCGGCGACGACCCCGAGTACGCGCTGGAGAAGGCGGTCGTGGCGGTTGCGCGGGCGGCGCGGTCGGGGCGGTCGGGGCGGTAG
- a CDS encoding arylamine N-acetyltransferase family protein: MDANLLDAYLRRIGATRPERADATALRDLQLRHLRTVPFENLSIHLGEDIVLEEKALLAKIVDARRGGFCYELNGAFAVLLRELGFTVTLLQARGFGDEGRLGIPYDHLALRVETADSSGPWLADVGFGDHTQHPLALDERGDQRDPAGAFRIAEATEYGDLDVYRDGKPQFRLDTRPRVLADFEAGSWWHRTSPASHFPRSLVCSRLTTQGRITLSDRKLVTTEHGQRHEQPLADDAAVLAAYRDHFGLVLDRLPSAPSRPS, translated from the coding sequence ATGGACGCCAATCTCCTGGATGCCTATCTCCGCCGTATCGGGGCCACCCGCCCGGAGCGCGCAGACGCCACCGCTCTGCGCGATCTGCAGCTGCGGCACCTGCGGACAGTCCCGTTCGAGAATCTCTCCATCCATCTCGGCGAGGACATCGTGCTCGAGGAGAAGGCGCTCCTCGCCAAGATCGTGGATGCCCGACGGGGCGGCTTCTGCTACGAACTCAACGGCGCATTCGCCGTGTTGCTGCGGGAGCTGGGTTTCACGGTCACCCTCCTCCAGGCGCGTGGCTTCGGTGACGAAGGGCGGCTCGGCATCCCGTACGACCATCTCGCCCTGCGCGTCGAGACGGCGGACTCCTCCGGCCCCTGGCTGGCCGATGTCGGGTTCGGCGACCACACCCAGCACCCCCTCGCGCTCGACGAGCGGGGCGATCAGCGGGACCCGGCCGGTGCGTTCCGGATCGCCGAGGCCACGGAGTACGGCGATCTCGACGTCTACCGCGACGGCAAACCGCAGTTCCGCCTCGATACGCGGCCCCGCGTCCTGGCCGACTTCGAGGCGGGGTCCTGGTGGCACCGCACCTCGCCAGCCTCGCACTTTCCCCGGTCCCTCGTCTGCTCCCGGCTCACCACCCAGGGCCGGATCACGCTCAGCGACCGCAAACTGGTCACCACCGAGCACGGTCAGCGCCATGAGCAGCCGCTGGCCGACGATGCCGCGGTGCTGGCGGCCTACCGCGACCACTTCGGGCTGGTACTCGACCGGTTGCCGTCCGCCCCGAGCCGGCCGAGCTGA
- the rpsT gene encoding 30S ribosomal protein S20, whose product MANIKSQIKRNKTNEKARLRNKAVKSSLKTAIRKAREAVATGDVEKATVAVREASQKLDKAVSKGVIHKNAAANKKSALAIKVGSLQG is encoded by the coding sequence GTGGCGAACATCAAGTCCCAGATCAAGCGGAACAAGACGAACGAGAAGGCGCGCCTGCGCAACAAGGCCGTCAAGTCGTCGCTCAAGACCGCGATCCGCAAGGCCCGCGAGGCTGTCGCCACCGGCGACGTCGAGAAGGCCACTGTGGCCGTCCGTGAGGCGTCGCAGAAGCTCGACAAGGCCGTCTCCAAGGGTGTCATCCACAAGAACGCCGCCGCCAACAAGAAGTCGGCGCTGGCCATCAAGGTTGGCTCCCTCCAGGGCTGA